The following proteins come from a genomic window of Anaerobutyricum hallii:
- the rffA gene encoding dTDP-4-amino-4,6-dideoxygalactose transaminase, which translates to MINFNIPPFTGKETEYMAKAIQNHKISGDGEFTKKCNKWIEDHTGTAKALLTTSCTHATEMAALLADIKPGDEVIMPSYTFVSTADAFVLRGATAVFVDIRPDTMNIDEKLIEDAITEKTRAIVPVHYAGVACEMDTIMDIAKRHNLLVIEDAAQGVMSSYKGQALGAIGDYGCFSFHETKNYSMGEGGCLLIRDKENIDNAEIIREKGTNRSKFFRGQIDKYTWVEAGSSYLPSDMNAAYLYAQLEMADEIYDNRMHTWNTYYENLTSLKEAGHIELPFIPEGCVHNAHMFYIKAKTLEERTALIQYLKENDISSVFHYIPLHGAPAGQKYGRFHGEDKYTTKESERLLRLPLYYGLEEEKVLTVCEKIKEFYSK; encoded by the coding sequence ATGATTAATTTTAATATTCCCCCATTTACGGGAAAGGAAACAGAATACATGGCAAAAGCAATCCAGAACCACAAGATCAGTGGAGATGGAGAATTCACTAAGAAGTGTAACAAGTGGATCGAAGACCATACCGGAACAGCAAAGGCTCTTCTGACAACTTCCTGTACACACGCTACAGAGATGGCTGCTCTCCTTGCAGATATCAAACCTGGGGATGAAGTCATCATGCCATCCTACACCTTTGTATCTACCGCAGATGCTTTTGTTCTTCGTGGTGCTACTGCCGTCTTTGTAGATATCCGTCCGGATACAATGAACATCGATGAGAAGTTAATCGAGGATGCTATCACAGAGAAGACTAGAGCAATCGTTCCTGTTCACTATGCCGGCGTTGCCTGCGAGATGGACACAATCATGGATATCGCAAAACGCCATAATCTTCTCGTAATCGAAGACGCTGCACAGGGGGTTATGTCCTCCTATAAAGGACAGGCTTTAGGCGCCATCGGTGATTACGGCTGTTTCAGTTTCCACGAAACAAAGAACTACAGCATGGGAGAGGGTGGCTGCCTTTTAATCCGCGATAAAGAGAATATTGACAATGCGGAAATCATTCGTGAAAAGGGTACAAACCGAAGTAAGTTCTTCCGCGGCCAGATTGATAAATATACATGGGTAGAAGCGGGTTCCTCCTACCTGCCAAGTGATATGAATGCCGCTTATCTCTACGCGCAGTTAGAAATGGCCGATGAGATTTACGATAACCGTATGCATACATGGAATACTTACTATGAGAACCTTACTTCTTTAAAAGAAGCCGGACACATTGAACTTCCATTTATTCCAGAAGGCTGTGTCCACAATGCGCATATGTTCTACATCAAGGCGAAAACTCTTGAAGAACGTACCGCTTTGATCCAGTACTTAAAAGAGAACGACATCTCTTCCGTATTCCACTACATTCCTCTTCACGGAGCACCTGCCGGACAGAAATACGGTCGTTTCCATGGAGAAGATAAGTACACAACAAAAGAAAGCGAACGTCTCCTTCGTCTTCCTCTTTATTATGGATTAGAAGAAGAAAAAGTTCTTACTGTATGTGAAAAGATTAAAGAATTTTATTCAAAATAA
- a CDS encoding ATP-grasp domain-containing protein, which produces MKKIMILGAGIYQVPLIKTAKRMGLYTIVVSIPGNYPGFALADKVYYENTVDDEKILEIARAEQIDGIVTTGTDVCVITIGKVCDAMGLAGLSYEAAQIAVDKMLMKTKYEEYGVRTARFRQVLFTDPDIKKTIEGLEFPLIFKSVDSSGSRGITRVDSYEEFDSAMQYVKENTRKDYFLIEEFVEGEEFGAQAFVYNGEVQFILPHGDYVFHGDTGVPIGHFAPYNLSEDVIEDAKAQLRGAVKAMQLDNCAINADFILKDNKTYVLELGGRCGATCLAELTSIYYGFDYYEKILKTALGEDPAFTFDKPFVPNASHLLMSDKDGIIKSQTDHNEPNDNIYEVEFDYQPGDEVHKFHVGPHRIGHIITKGETLEDAQKLLFEAMDKVEIVVE; this is translated from the coding sequence ATGAAGAAAATTATGATTCTCGGAGCCGGTATCTATCAGGTTCCTTTAATTAAAACAGCAAAAAGAATGGGATTATATACGATTGTTGTCAGCATTCCTGGAAACTATCCAGGATTTGCTTTAGCCGATAAAGTATATTATGAAAATACCGTAGATGATGAAAAGATCCTTGAGATTGCAAGAGCAGAACAGATTGACGGAATCGTTACAACCGGTACCGATGTATGCGTTATCACTATCGGAAAAGTATGCGATGCCATGGGACTTGCCGGACTTTCCTATGAAGCCGCACAGATTGCAGTAGATAAGATGCTTATGAAAACCAAATACGAAGAATACGGTGTACGTACTGCCCGCTTCCGCCAGGTTCTCTTCACAGATCCAGATATTAAAAAGACAATCGAGGGACTGGAATTCCCACTGATCTTCAAGTCTGTAGACTCCTCAGGCAGCCGCGGAATCACTCGTGTAGATTCCTATGAAGAATTTGACTCTGCTATGCAGTATGTAAAAGAAAACACAAGAAAAGATTACTTCTTGATCGAAGAATTTGTAGAAGGCGAAGAATTTGGAGCACAAGCATTCGTATACAACGGAGAAGTACAGTTTATCCTTCCTCATGGAGATTATGTTTTCCATGGAGACACCGGCGTACCAATCGGACACTTTGCACCATATAACTTAAGCGAAGATGTCATCGAAGATGCCAAAGCACAGCTTCGCGGCGCAGTAAAAGCAATGCAGCTTGACAACTGTGCTATCAATGCCGATTTCATCTTAAAAGACAACAAAACTTACGTCCTAGAACTCGGCGGACGCTGCGGCGCTACCTGCCTTGCTGAGCTAACATCTATTTACTACGGATTTGACTACTACGAAAAGATTTTAAAAACTGCTCTTGGCGAAGATCCTGCCTTCACATTTGACAAACCATTTGTACCAAATGCCAGCCATCTTCTCATGAGTGATAAAGACGGAATCATCAAGTCCCAAACAGACCACAATGAACCAAATGATAATATTTATGAAGTTGAATTCGATTATCAACCGGGCGATGAAGTACATAAGTTCCACGTAGGACCACATCGTATCGGACATATCATCACCAAAGGAGAAACCTTAGAAGATGCCCAGAAACTGCTCTTCGAAGCTATGGATAAAGTAGAGATCGTAGTAGAGTAG
- a CDS encoding glycosyltransferase family 2 protein has protein sequence MLHSIIIPCYKSSQTIREVVELTSAELDRLGRPDYEFILVDDYSPDDGATLKELRSLAADYPFVKAISLAKNSGQHNAVMAGLNYAQGDLLIAMDDDMQTHPSQLHFLLEEIEKGYDIVYGYYPDKKHSTFRNFGSFLNYITVRILIGKPKDMKTSSYWVIRKFVRDYVIQYQSPYTHLQGLFLRTTRNISCVPIKHFEREVGQSGYTLKKLIQLYSNIMGYSVVPLRLSTYCGYFFSILSILGALIIVIRKLVNPMMALGWPSMMCAICFFSGLIMLFMGTIGEYLGRMFLGMNKQPQFVVREVISQNSTAAAIQDTANTPDTATSVEPVLPTETISAKNSCEPSDNE, from the coding sequence GTGTTACACTCGATTATCATACCCTGCTATAAATCTTCACAAACCATTCGTGAAGTAGTCGAACTGACCAGTGCGGAGCTAGATCGTTTGGGTCGTCCGGACTATGAATTTATTCTCGTAGACGACTATTCTCCAGACGATGGCGCAACACTGAAAGAACTTCGTTCTCTTGCTGCCGACTATCCTTTTGTAAAAGCAATTTCTTTAGCAAAGAATTCCGGACAGCATAATGCCGTTATGGCAGGGCTTAACTATGCACAGGGAGATCTGCTGATCGCGATGGATGATGATATGCAGACGCACCCTTCCCAGCTTCATTTTCTGCTGGAAGAGATTGAAAAAGGCTACGATATTGTTTATGGCTACTATCCCGATAAAAAGCATTCCACATTCCGCAACTTTGGAAGTTTTTTAAATTACATCACGGTTCGAATCCTTATCGGAAAACCCAAAGACATGAAGACATCCAGCTATTGGGTTATCCGTAAGTTCGTAAGAGACTACGTTATCCAGTACCAGAGTCCATACACACATTTACAGGGACTCTTCTTACGTACTACCCGAAACATAAGCTGCGTTCCAATCAAACATTTTGAGCGTGAAGTCGGTCAGTCCGGTTACACATTAAAGAAGCTCATCCAGCTATATTCTAACATTATGGGCTACTCTGTTGTTCCTTTACGACTGTCCACCTACTGCGGATACTTCTTTTCTATTTTAAGTATCCTTGGCGCACTTATTATCGTAATCCGTAAACTCGTCAATCCTATGATGGCTCTTGGATGGCCTTCCATGATGTGTGCCATCTGCTTCTTCTCCGGTCTTATCATGTTATTCATGGGAACAATCGGAGAATACCTTGGACGCATGTTCCTTGGAATGAACAAACAGCCACAGTTCGTTGTACGGGAAGTAATTTCACAAAACAGCACTGCTGCAGCAATCCAGGACACAGCGAATACTCCGGATACAGCAACATCTGTGGAACCTGTACTTCCAACAGAAACTATTTCTGCAAAGAATAGCTGCGAACCATCAGATAACGAATAG
- a CDS encoding phenylacetate--CoA ligase family protein yields MKVACENWYWSGEAGKEEVMFEKLERKLVNVLLFFDLFKMKTKIPEDFNGVMRTQDKRVRKLVKRAYEIPFYRKRFDEAGVKPEDIRTGDDLSKLPLLTKDELRAWMNEEAKDPKYDCWFHDTTSGSSGIPLMLLVSPKEKAYNMANWFRVMMCAGYNPFKGKTMSRKSAHSISGGSDTFLQHFGILRRGFVDQYAPEPEIVKQINAYKPDFLYMNKSEFMRICLYCKQNHVELEKPKFYCPTGEKIDDTARKLFAEILGPGIIDSYGTAETGAAMVRLFDNKEYTVHNDSFVVNIYDEKNRPAKEGNIVVTPLYKTDLPLINYAIGDRGTCEVRDGVRYITSVQGRMNDFFRYETGEVTTFFEIAPIIAHCEDILQMRFIQETYHKIHIQCVHNKAESKLSKEEVEKDMTAKLNAKFKHPFEIVYDWMDSIPPDKNGKLRMIVCKVQD; encoded by the coding sequence ATGAAGGTAGCCTGTGAGAATTGGTATTGGTCAGGGGAAGCCGGAAAGGAAGAAGTTATGTTTGAAAAGTTAGAGAGAAAGCTGGTTAATGTGTTGCTTTTTTTTGATCTGTTTAAGATGAAGACAAAGATTCCAGAGGATTTTAACGGGGTTATGCGCACACAGGATAAGCGTGTAAGAAAGCTTGTAAAACGGGCATATGAGATTCCATTTTACAGGAAGAGATTTGATGAGGCTGGAGTGAAGCCGGAGGATATTCGTACAGGGGATGATCTGTCTAAGCTTCCGTTACTTACGAAGGATGAGCTTCGTGCATGGATGAATGAGGAGGCGAAGGATCCGAAGTATGATTGCTGGTTTCATGATACAACGAGTGGTTCTTCAGGAATTCCTCTGATGTTACTTGTTTCTCCGAAAGAGAAGGCATATAATATGGCGAACTGGTTCCGAGTTATGATGTGTGCCGGTTATAATCCATTTAAAGGCAAGACAATGAGTCGTAAGAGTGCCCATAGTATTTCCGGAGGCAGTGATACATTTTTACAGCATTTTGGGATTCTTCGTCGTGGCTTTGTCGATCAGTATGCGCCGGAGCCGGAGATTGTGAAGCAGATTAATGCTTATAAGCCAGACTTTTTATATATGAATAAGAGTGAATTTATGCGTATTTGTCTGTACTGTAAACAGAATCATGTGGAGCTTGAGAAGCCGAAGTTTTACTGTCCTACCGGAGAGAAGATAGACGATACAGCAAGAAAGCTCTTTGCGGAGATTCTTGGACCGGGAATTATTGATTCTTATGGAACTGCAGAGACTGGTGCGGCGATGGTACGGCTTTTTGATAATAAAGAATATACGGTCCATAATGATTCTTTTGTGGTAAATATTTACGATGAAAAGAATCGTCCGGCGAAAGAGGGTAATATTGTAGTTACACCACTTTATAAAACAGATTTACCACTTATTAATTATGCGATTGGAGACAGGGGAACTTGCGAGGTTCGGGATGGTGTCCGCTATATCACAAGTGTACAGGGAAGAATGAATGACTTTTTCCGTTATGAGACAGGAGAAGTGACTACTTTCTTTGAAATTGCCCCGATCATTGCCCACTGTGAAGATATACTTCAGATGCGTTTTATTCAGGAAACGTATCATAAGATTCATATTCAGTGTGTACATAATAAGGCGGAGTCTAAGCTGAGTAAGGAAGAAGTCGAGAAAGATATGACCGCAAAGTTAAATGCGAAGTTCAAGCATCCGTTTGAGATTGTGTATGATTGGATGGATTCTATTCCACCGGATAAGAATGGTAAGCTTCGTATGATCGTATGTAAGGTACAGGATTAA
- a CDS encoding lipopolysaccharide biosynthesis protein: MAGKNKDASLNKRAFTSGFFFILAQLFARGLTFAVTPIYSRLLTQAQYGIVRTYESWLLIAYTVMSLCLWRSVDVAKNDFEEDYNGYVSSVHTLSYIAIAFFFGICMIFKTQVQDFCQMDDLMFYSCFLYVFTYTSMLYVQRRDKQVLKYKFSTMATLLTIVPGTFLSIWLIYRGRVQGLVDQLVDRRVIGYYVPQIIGGAIVAIVIWTQGKKFINLKYWKYGLAFSLPLIPEALSIQIMNQSDKIMIQKMISNEAAGIFALATTISFIIWILEDSVWNAWIPWLYAKISQGEEKEVAKPWTSVMHMFGILSWVIVMLAPEAIAILGPAKYRPAVWLIAPMVSGTLFRFYSYSYSALQNYYKRTQYVAAGTIGTMVLNVILNYVCILNFGYMAAAYTTAFSYIILLLVQGILEHKITGMVIVPLRKTLLIAVVYGAINLLSMNLYKVAWYFRYAVLILVVAAAAIALRKQMAAVLKMFKKRK; this comes from the coding sequence ATGGCAGGAAAGAATAAAGATGCCTCTTTGAATAAAAGAGCCTTTACCTCAGGATTTTTCTTTATCCTGGCACAGCTTTTTGCAAGAGGACTGACCTTTGCTGTAACCCCGATCTATTCTAGGTTATTGACACAGGCGCAGTATGGTATAGTCCGTACGTACGAATCCTGGCTACTGATTGCATATACGGTCATGTCATTATGTCTTTGGAGAAGTGTGGATGTAGCAAAGAATGATTTTGAAGAGGATTATAATGGGTATGTATCAAGCGTACATACATTATCTTACATCGCGATCGCATTTTTCTTTGGAATCTGCATGATCTTTAAGACGCAGGTACAGGACTTCTGCCAGATGGATGATTTGATGTTTTATTCCTGTTTCCTCTATGTATTTACTTATACAAGTATGCTCTATGTACAGCGAAGAGATAAACAGGTTCTTAAATATAAGTTTAGTACGATGGCAACCTTGCTTACGATCGTGCCGGGAACCTTCCTTTCAATCTGGCTTATTTACCGAGGTCGGGTGCAGGGACTCGTTGATCAGCTTGTTGACCGTCGTGTGATCGGCTACTATGTTCCACAGATTATCGGAGGGGCGATCGTTGCTATTGTTATCTGGACACAGGGTAAGAAGTTTATTAATTTAAAATATTGGAAATACGGACTGGCATTCAGCCTTCCACTTATACCAGAAGCATTGTCGATTCAGATTATGAATCAGTCAGACAAGATTATGATTCAGAAAATGATCAGCAATGAAGCGGCAGGAATCTTTGCACTTGCGACAACGATTTCTTTTATCATATGGATTCTTGAGGATTCGGTATGGAATGCATGGATTCCATGGCTTTATGCCAAAATATCACAGGGGGAAGAAAAAGAAGTTGCGAAACCATGGACATCGGTTATGCATATGTTTGGAATTCTTTCCTGGGTGATTGTTATGCTCGCACCGGAAGCAATCGCTATTCTTGGCCCGGCAAAGTACAGGCCGGCAGTATGGCTCATTGCTCCAATGGTATCCGGAACCTTGTTCCGTTTCTATAGTTACAGCTATTCTGCTCTCCAGAATTATTACAAGAGAACCCAGTATGTAGCAGCCGGAACAATTGGAACGATGGTATTAAATGTTATTTTAAATTATGTATGTATCCTGAATTTTGGTTATATGGCGGCTGCCTATACGACAGCGTTCAGTTATATCATACTTCTGCTCGTGCAGGGAATTCTTGAGCATAAAATCACAGGAATGGTTATTGTTCCACTTCGTAAAACGCTTCTTATCGCAGTGGTATACGGTGCGATCAACCTGTTGTCCATGAATCTTTACAAAGTAGCATGGTATTTCCGATATGCTGTATTGATTCTTGTGGTAGCAGCAGCTGCAATCGCGTTAAGAAAACAGATGGCAGCAGTATTGAAAATGTTTAAAAAACGAAAGTAA
- a CDS encoding CpsD/CapB family tyrosine-protein kinase, whose amino-acid sequence MKKLNLTIEDMPYAAEEALNRLRVNIKFCGKNTKKILITSGVPNEGKSTVSVHLWKLLAEAGFPTVLVDVDLRKSEHNTILKMQGVEEGINHYLSGMAEYEDVVYETNIPNGHWVPIAELLENPSALLEDPRLEELLNRLSEDYRYVIIDTPPLDNISDGALIASMSDGAVLVVRCAETPKNIVKQSLQQIDRVGCPLLGVVLNRAEVKGGAFQKYYGRYGKYTKYGSYYGPDEKKIR is encoded by the coding sequence ATGAAGAAGTTAAATTTAACAATAGAGGATATGCCGTATGCGGCAGAAGAAGCGTTAAATCGTTTAAGAGTAAATATAAAGTTTTGTGGAAAGAATACAAAAAAGATATTGATTACAAGTGGTGTTCCTAATGAAGGGAAAAGTACAGTGTCTGTTCATTTGTGGAAGCTTTTGGCAGAAGCTGGTTTTCCTACAGTATTGGTAGATGTAGATTTACGTAAGTCAGAGCATAATACCATTTTGAAGATGCAAGGTGTTGAAGAGGGAATTAATCATTATCTCTCCGGAATGGCGGAATATGAGGATGTTGTTTATGAAACAAATATTCCGAATGGACATTGGGTTCCGATTGCGGAACTGTTAGAGAATCCATCCGCTTTATTAGAAGATCCAAGGTTAGAAGAACTTTTGAATCGTTTATCAGAAGATTATAGATATGTGATTATTGATACACCACCGCTGGATAATATTTCAGATGGTGCGTTAATTGCAAGTATGAGTGATGGAGCGGTCTTGGTAGTGCGTTGCGCAGAGACTCCTAAAAATATTGTTAAACAGTCCCTGCAGCAGATAGACCGAGTAGGATGTCCTCTCCTTGGTGTGGTATTGAACCGTGCAGAGGTAAAAGGTGGAGCATTCCAGAAGTATTATGGTCGTTATGGTAAGTATACGAAGTATGGATCTTATTATGGACCAGATGAGAAAAAAATTAGATAA
- a CDS encoding YfhO family protein: MVKLAMYSLLIVITFFGVGAFSGKLFVKFPDREQREEKLMWIFLTFLMMYFASGFCIQMITGHKGFSLSLVETITMQKIAPIAGLFLCAAVIFALEIPAAGLLKKGMEKQKSMLISAGVSVVSAVILFVWKRAALTELVIGGKNFTILGILVFGIFYYAGFYLVYKRTQERAKVQPVSLKKEESLWKQKVGAFAKKHPLLCYMICYTGGFLVLVVIVFSTMILSNKALVWKIDAMPQYFPYLKYMAKFLRESVVSMLHGDFNLKMYDFTIGMGEDLRSVVRTYPTNFLGVFVPDRYMEVFYNFLMVLRYYLAGLAFTAYCRYRKKPWIPTCIVSYVYIFSGYIMCLGIRHPIFTAPLIYLPMLLIALDRLITDRKVLMYSLFVGISMFTNYYFLYINTVAMGVYALIRFAQTYKKDKVKEFFAMMVRIILSYLLGCCMGAVSFLPTIVRTLNSDRVGLSNAKIATDNLLFYYIQRPGKILAGLISNSYVPEYDSCLGFVALMVPALVVFFLNKKKEERGLKGIIILEYIALLVPFCAFAMSGFSTISNRWVYIVTFTLSYMMVLVFDDLRSLSKIQVIILCVVTVAYYPICKYMIEDNVMESETTFRMLVGAVLLILLINCMKKITKMQYYTAMMVFIVVSLAVHGRMLYDIGGVVDTFMYNGSISVKFERSPYLFFTDISDDNFYRVDTSSTDDEFENTGLVLDYNGVSMYNSVINKGMVKYHKDLDSIGISAVHRIYSFDNRTALEALANVRYYMIRKEFTQNLPYGFSKYKDYSTKAHEYTIYKNDYPLSIGYTYDKYIDSEEYEKLSAIEKQQVMLEAAVLDTKNVKSLAKGDTRSVSDKIKYGTVTVKDTDGVIVKEDRIRSKKEESTLTLSYEKKKGYEAYLMIDGMTTKKARIKAKISTDDMEKNIVIRNNDLTYALGRDSYLINLGYSDTSESEDVTFTIPIKAKINYSDVKVCYVPMDDYVSQIEERNEESLQNVLTDKNNEVSGNVTLSSDKVMVFSIPYSSGWKAYVDGKETSVFRANTMYMGINLTKGSHKVVLRYNSPGLHLGMMASAAGIIIWILLAVASKKKKQKGNQ, from the coding sequence ATGGTTAAGTTAGCAATGTACAGTTTACTAATTGTAATTACGTTTTTTGGTGTAGGTGCTTTTTCCGGTAAACTCTTTGTAAAGTTTCCAGACAGGGAACAGCGGGAAGAAAAGCTTATGTGGATTTTTCTTACATTTCTTATGATGTATTTCGCAAGTGGTTTTTGCATACAGATGATTACCGGTCATAAAGGGTTTTCGTTGTCGCTGGTAGAAACGATTACCATGCAGAAGATTGCGCCGATTGCAGGTCTGTTTTTATGTGCAGCCGTTATATTTGCACTGGAGATTCCAGCGGCGGGTCTTTTGAAAAAGGGTATGGAAAAGCAGAAGAGTATGCTGATTAGTGCCGGAGTATCTGTGGTCAGTGCAGTAATCTTATTTGTCTGGAAAAGAGCAGCACTTACAGAACTTGTTATAGGCGGAAAGAATTTTACGATTCTTGGTATTTTGGTGTTTGGCATTTTTTATTATGCCGGTTTTTATCTTGTGTATAAAAGAACACAGGAACGTGCAAAGGTTCAGCCGGTTTCCTTAAAGAAAGAGGAGTCTTTATGGAAACAGAAGGTGGGAGCATTTGCGAAAAAACACCCACTTCTTTGTTATATGATCTGTTACACCGGAGGTTTTCTTGTTTTAGTTGTCATCGTTTTTTCTACAATGATCTTATCGAATAAAGCATTGGTGTGGAAGATTGATGCGATGCCACAGTATTTTCCATATTTAAAATATATGGCAAAGTTCTTGAGAGAATCTGTAGTAAGTATGCTGCATGGTGACTTTAACTTGAAAATGTATGATTTTACGATAGGGATGGGAGAAGACCTTCGTTCTGTTGTAAGAACATATCCAACGAATTTCCTTGGGGTATTCGTACCAGACCGTTATATGGAAGTTTTTTATAATTTCCTTATGGTATTACGTTATTATCTGGCAGGACTTGCATTTACCGCATACTGCCGTTACAGAAAGAAACCATGGATTCCTACCTGTATTGTTTCTTATGTATACATATTTAGTGGATACATTATGTGTCTTGGAATCAGACATCCTATTTTTACAGCACCGCTGATTTATCTGCCAATGCTTTTGATCGCATTAGACCGTCTGATTACAGATAGAAAAGTATTGATGTACAGTTTGTTTGTAGGCATCTCCATGTTTACGAACTACTACTTTTTATATATCAATACCGTAGCAATGGGAGTATATGCGCTTATCCGTTTTGCACAGACTTATAAAAAAGACAAAGTTAAAGAATTCTTTGCCATGATGGTCCGAATTATTTTATCATATTTGCTGGGATGCTGTATGGGAGCAGTCTCTTTCCTGCCTACGATTGTAAGAACGTTAAATTCTGACAGAGTTGGTTTGAGCAATGCTAAAATTGCTACAGATAATCTGTTGTTTTATTATATCCAAAGACCGGGAAAGATATTGGCAGGATTGATATCGAATTCGTATGTGCCGGAGTATGACAGCTGCCTTGGTTTTGTGGCGCTTATGGTACCGGCGCTGGTTGTCTTTTTCCTTAATAAGAAGAAGGAAGAAAGAGGACTGAAGGGAATTATTATATTAGAATACATTGCATTACTAGTTCCATTTTGTGCATTTGCCATGTCTGGATTTAGTACGATCAGTAATCGCTGGGTTTATATTGTGACATTTACGTTATCTTATATGATGGTTCTTGTGTTTGATGATCTGCGAAGTCTTTCTAAAATACAGGTAATTATACTTTGTGTTGTAACAGTGGCATATTATCCAATCTGTAAATATATGATTGAGGATAATGTAATGGAATCAGAGACAACATTCCGAATGCTAGTTGGAGCAGTGCTGCTTATTTTACTTATCAACTGTATGAAGAAGATAACAAAGATGCAGTATTATACAGCGATGATGGTATTTATAGTAGTATCTTTAGCGGTACATGGAAGAATGCTATATGACATTGGTGGTGTAGTAGATACCTTTATGTATAATGGTTCTATTTCTGTGAAGTTTGAGCGCTCTCCGTATCTGTTCTTTACAGATATTTCAGATGATAATTTTTATCGTGTGGATACTTCTTCTACAGATGATGAATTTGAAAATACAGGTCTGGTACTGGATTATAACGGCGTATCCATGTATAATAGTGTTATCAATAAAGGAATGGTAAAGTATCATAAGGATTTGGACAGTATAGGAATCAGTGCGGTGCACCGTATTTATTCGTTTGATAATCGTACAGCGTTAGAAGCACTTGCTAATGTACGATATTATATGATCCGAAAGGAATTTACGCAGAATCTCCCATATGGATTTTCTAAGTATAAAGATTATAGTACAAAAGCTCATGAATATACAATTTACAAGAATGATTATCCGTTATCTATCGGATATACGTATGATAAATATATTGATAGTGAAGAGTATGAGAAGCTGTCTGCTATCGAAAAACAACAGGTGATGCTTGAGGCGGCAGTTCTTGATACAAAGAATGTAAAGAGTCTTGCGAAGGGGGATACCAGATCCGTTTCGGATAAGATTAAGTACGGAACGGTTACGGTAAAGGATACAGATGGTGTTATTGTGAAAGAAGACCGGATTCGCTCCAAAAAAGAAGAAAGTACACTGACTCTTTCTTATGAAAAGAAAAAGGGATATGAAGCTTATCTGATGATTGATGGAATGACAACGAAGAAAGCGCGTATTAAGGCGAAAATCAGCACAGATGATATGGAGAAAAATATTGTGATCCGTAATAATGACCTGACCTATGCGCTTGGAAGAGACAGCTATCTTATTAATCTGGGGTATAGCGATACTTCAGAATCAGAAGATGTGACATTTACGATTCCAATCAAGGCAAAGATTAACTATAGCGATGTAAAAGTATGCTATGTTCCAATGGATGATTATGTTTCACAGATTGAGGAGAGGAATGAAGAGTCGCTTCAGAATGTCTTGACAGATAAGAATAATGAGGTCAGTGGAAATGTAACCCTTTCTTCTGATAAGGTTATGGTATTTTCTATTCCGTATTCTTCTGGCTGGAAAGCATACGTGGATGGAAAAGAAACTTCTGTTTTCAGAGCGAATACGATGTATATGGGAATTAATTTAACGAAAGGTTCTCATAAAGTGGTACTTCGTTATAATTCACCGGGCTTACATCTTGGAATGATGGCATCTGCAGCAGGAATTATCATATGGATTCTATTAGCAGTCGCTTCAAAGAAAAAGAAGCAAAAAGGGAATCAATAA